A genomic stretch from Cellulomonas sp. KRMCY2 includes:
- a CDS encoding Crp/Fnr family transcriptional regulator yields MSDDPQATGSIARGAGSAPTGSSRRRVPLRTTCAQPHHCPKPVRMDVLRHVPYFSGLTDEELDAIDRRLVSLSWAQGDPLYHAGDAAQHLYVLAAGRVKLSQPTTSGNAVVTDVITPGRLFGAMSTLGEPVHGETAQALVTSCALRIDQDSFRAVLTEHPQVALRVLDDIADRLARSHTDAGQRATGTVAQRVATALLRLADQVGQERATGGTLLQIPLSRADLAGLSGSTAESVSRVMSSLRKDGVIDSGRRWTAVLDRDRLQAVADGH; encoded by the coding sequence GTGAGCGACGACCCGCAGGCGACGGGCTCGATCGCCCGGGGTGCCGGGTCGGCACCAACCGGGTCCTCGCGTCGACGGGTGCCGCTGCGCACCACCTGCGCCCAGCCGCACCACTGTCCGAAGCCCGTCCGGATGGACGTCCTGCGGCACGTCCCGTACTTCTCGGGCCTGACGGACGAGGAGCTCGACGCGATCGATCGACGGCTGGTCTCGTTGTCCTGGGCGCAGGGCGACCCGCTGTACCACGCAGGTGACGCGGCACAGCACCTGTACGTCCTCGCGGCCGGGCGGGTCAAGCTCTCCCAGCCGACCACCAGCGGCAACGCCGTCGTCACCGACGTGATCACCCCGGGACGCCTGTTCGGGGCGATGAGCACGCTCGGCGAGCCGGTGCACGGGGAGACCGCACAGGCGCTGGTGACGTCGTGCGCGTTGCGGATCGACCAGGACTCCTTCCGAGCCGTCCTGACCGAGCACCCCCAGGTGGCGCTCCGGGTCCTGGACGACATCGCCGACCGGCTCGCGCGGTCCCACACGGACGCCGGGCAGCGCGCGACCGGCACCGTCGCCCAGCGGGTCGCGACGGCACTGCTGCGGCTGGCCGACCAGGTCGGGCAGGAGCGCGCGACCGGCGGCACGCTGCTGCAGATCCCCCTCTCGCGCGCCGACCTGGCGGGGTTGTCCGGCTCGACCGCCGAGTCGGTCTCGCGGGTCATGAGCAGTCTGCGCAAGGACGGCGTGATCGACTCCGGCCGGCGATGGACCGCCGTCCTCGACCGGGACCGGCTGCAGGCGGTCGCCGACGGGCACTGA